A stretch of Lathyrus oleraceus cultivar Zhongwan6 chromosome 6, CAAS_Psat_ZW6_1.0, whole genome shotgun sequence DNA encodes these proteins:
- the LOC127092583 gene encoding uncharacterized protein LOC127092583, with protein sequence MDSSKLLSLIAMFLLLLLPMVTKGDSNDDFLDRVCEKVDCGKGSCMVNTSLPLSFACECESGWKRTQDEDDDLYATSFLPCVIPECSLNYDCQQAPLPVREKSIPNNISAFDPCYWAYCGEGRCTRNMTHTLMYMCECNRNYYNLLDISVFPCYSECTLGSNCSSLGIRVSNSTVNFDSNASSTIFGGRFYWIIVLLMSTGMVMWS encoded by the exons ATGGATTCTTCCAAGTTGTTGAGCCTTATAGCCATGTTTCTCTTGTTACTTCTCCCTATGGTTACCAAAGGAGATTCTAATGATGATTTCCTTG ATAGGGTTTGTGAAAAAGTGGATTGCGGGAAAGGAAGCTGCATGGTGAATACAAGTTTACCTTTGAGCTTCGCTTGTGAATGCGAATCGGGATGGAAGAGAACTCaagatgaagatgatgatttATATGCCACTAGCTTTCTTCCATGTGTCATTCCTGAAT GTAGTCTGAATTATGATTGCCAGCAAGCACCACTTCCGGTTAGAGAGAAGAGTATCCCTAACAATATTTCGGCTTTTGATC CTTGCTATTGGGCATATTGTGGAGAGGGTAGATGCACAAGGAACATGACACATACACTCATGTACATGTGTGAATGCAATCGCAATTATTATAATCTTCTCGATATATCTGTTTTCCCATGTTACAGTGAAT GTACTCTTGGATCTAATTGTTCAAGTCTTGGAATTAGAGTTTCAAATTCAACCGTAAATTTTGACAGTAATG CAAGCTCAACAATCTTTGGAGGAAGGTTCTATTGGATCATTGTTTTGTTGATGTCGACTGGTATGGTTATGTGGAGCTAG